From a single Kryptolebias marmoratus isolate JLee-2015 linkage group LG6, ASM164957v2, whole genome shotgun sequence genomic region:
- the LOC108245137 gene encoding olfactory receptor-like protein OLF4, whose product MDDEVNLTYIILDGYVEINKYKYVYFLVMLSAYILIIFTNLIIVYLIWIHKNLHEPMYVFIAALLLNCVLYSTTTYPKLLIDFLSEKQIISYPACLFQFYLFYFIGPAEFFLLAAMSYDRYVSICKPLQYSTMMTNTTIVFCLIIAWIVPACHSAIPLIILSRAKVKLCSFNIKGIFCNNAVYTLQCMIPSSLALYGVFAVLDIVVLPILFIIFSYTKILIISYKSTKEVRKKAAETCLPHLLVLFSLTCLSVYDISIVRVESEFPKTARLLMTLQIVLYHPLFNPFIYGLKMKEIYKHLKQFLCQVKIMSIMEYK is encoded by the coding sequence ATGGATGATGAGGTGAATCTTACCTATATTATTCTGGATGGGTATGTTGAAattaacaaatacaaatatgtttattttcttgttatgCTTTCAGCctatattttaatcattttcactAATTTGATAATTGTGTACCTTATATGGATTCACAAAAATCTCCATGAGCCCATGTACGTATTTATCGCAGCTCTTCTCCTGAATTGTGTTTTGTACAGCACTACAACTTACCCAAAGCTTCTTATTgattttttatctgaaaaacagATCATATCATATCCAGCCTGTCTCTTTCAgttctatttattttacttcataGGCCCTGCAGAGTTTTTTCTCCTGGCAGCCATGTCTTATGATCGATATGTGTCTATATGTAAGCCTCTACAGTACTCAACTATGATGACAAACACCACTATTGTATTTTGCCTGATTATAGCTTGGATTGTACCAGCTTGTCATTCTGCAATTCCTCTAATAATACTGAGCAGAGCTAAAGTTAAACTTTGCAGCTTTaatattaaagggatattttgtaACAATGCAGTTTACACACTTCAGTGTATGATACCAAGTTCCCTTGCGCTGTATGGTGTGTTTGCTGTATTAGATATTGTAGTACTTCCAATACTCTTTATCATTTTCTCATATACAAAAATTCTGATAATATCCTACAAAAGTACTAAAGAGgtcagaaaaaaagctgctgagaCCTGCTTACCCCACTTGCTGGTGTTATTCAGCCTGACTTGTTTGAGTGTATATGATATAAGCATTGTTCGAGTGGAATCAGAGTTTCCAAAGACAGCTCGTTTATTAATGACTTTGCAGATTGTTCTGTATCATCCTTTATTTAATCCATTTATATatggactgaaaatgaaagaaatttaCAAACATCTCAAACAGTTCTTGTGTCAAGTAAAAATCATGTCAATAATGGAGTACAAATGA
- the LOC108245142 gene encoding olfactory receptor 11A1-like has product MGNEINVTYITVGGYVEINKYRYLYFSIMFTVYVLIICSNSVIVYLIYIHKSLHEPMYIFIAALLFNCVLYSTNVYPKFLIDFLSKEQIVSYYACIFQFFMFYTLGSSEFLLLAIMAFDRYVSICKPLRYPTVMTKITVNTFLVLAWFLPASHSTVAAILAAKIKICNSNLKGIFCNNAVFTLHCVRPKPVTVFGGVCLLNLVILPMLFTIFTYTKIFLISYQRCKTFRRKAAETCIPHLLVLISFSYLAAYDIIIARVDSYFSKTARFVMTLQIFLYHPLFNPFIYGLKMKKISKHLKRFCLIKV; this is encoded by the coding sequence ATGGGTAATGAGATAAATGTGACCTACATTACTGTGGGTGGGTATGTGGAAATTAACAAATACagatatttgtatttttctattatGTTTACAGTGTATGTTTTAATAATCTGTAGCAATTCTGTCATTGTGTATCTGATCTATATTCACAAAAGCCTCCATGAGCCCATGTATATTTTCATTGCAGCTTTGTTATTTAACTGTGTTCTTTACAGCACCAATGTTTACCCAAAGTTCCTAATAGACTTTTTATCAAAAGAACAGATTGTATCATATTATGcttgtatttttcagttttttatgttttatacttTAGGTAGCTCAGAATTCCTCCTGTTAGCAATCATGGCTTTTGACAGATATGTGTCTATTTGTAAACCTCTGAGATATCCAACTGTTatgacaaaaatcacagtgaaTACTTTCCTGGTTCTGGCTTGGTTTTTACCAGCTTCTCATTCTACAGTAGCAGCAATCCTGGctgctaaaattaaaatatgtaacTCAAATTTGAAAGGTATATTTTGTAACAATGCTGTATTCACACTTCACTGTGTCAGACCAAAACCAGTTACTGTATTTGGGGGTGTCTGTTTACTAAATCTTGTAATACTTCCAAtgctttttacaatttttacgtatacaaagatatttttaataTCTTATCAAAGGTGTAAAACATTTAGGAGAAAGGCCGCAGAGACCTGCATACCTCACCTGTTAGTTTTAATCAGCTTTTCTTATTTGGCTGCATATGATATAATTATAGCTCGAGTGGACTcctatttttctaaaactgctCGTTTTGTTATGACCTTGCAAATATTTCTGTATCATCCTTTATTTAATCCATTCATATATGGgctaaaaatgaagaaaatttcTAAACATTTGAAACGCTTCTGTTTAATTAAAGTGTAG